One Equus quagga isolate Etosha38 chromosome 5, UCLA_HA_Equagga_1.0, whole genome shotgun sequence genomic window carries:
- the LBH gene encoding protein LBH isoform X2, producing MTEVMMNTPSMEEIGLNPRKDGLSYQIFPDPSDFDRCCKLKDRLPSIVVEPTEGEVESGELRWPPEEFLVQEDEQDNCEETVKESKEQ from the exons ATGACTGAGGTGATGATGAACACCCCATCCATGGAGGAGATTGGCCTCAACCCCCGAAAGGATGGCCTTTCCTATCAG ATCTTCCCCGACCCGTCAGACTTCGACCGCTGCTGCAAACTGAAGGACCGCCTCCCCTCCATCGTGGTGGAACCCACAGAGGGGGAGGTGGAGAGCGGGGAGCTCCGGTGGCCCCCTGAGGAGTTCTTGGTCCAGGAGGATGAGCAGGACAACTGTGAAGAGACGGTGAAAGAGAGCAAGGAGCAGTAG
- the LBH gene encoding protein LBH isoform X1 — MSVYFPIHCPDYLRSAEMTEVMMNTPSMEEIGLNPRKDGLSYQIFPDPSDFDRCCKLKDRLPSIVVEPTEGEVESGELRWPPEEFLVQEDEQDNCEETVKESKEQ; from the exons CCCTGACTATCTGAGATCAGCCGAGATGACTGAGGTGATGATGAACACCCCATCCATGGAGGAGATTGGCCTCAACCCCCGAAAGGATGGCCTTTCCTATCAG ATCTTCCCCGACCCGTCAGACTTCGACCGCTGCTGCAAACTGAAGGACCGCCTCCCCTCCATCGTGGTGGAACCCACAGAGGGGGAGGTGGAGAGCGGGGAGCTCCGGTGGCCCCCTGAGGAGTTCTTGGTCCAGGAGGATGAGCAGGACAACTGTGAAGAGACGGTGAAAGAGAGCAAGGAGCAGTAG